GACGGGATAAAGCCAGAGGACTGGGACAGGATTGGAGAGCTGAGCGCGGAGCTTACTCTCGAACTCGGAGTTTCGGTTATGATAGTCCCCCATGAGCCCAGAGAGGACAGTCTCTACCTTACCGCAACGGCAGAGGGAGTGAGAGTATGAACGAGATAACGGCTCTCATCAGGAAGGCGGAAGAACGGCTCAAAGCCACCGAGGAACTTCTCAATACTAGTCATTATGCCTTTGCAATATCGAGCGCGTACTACGTCATGTTCTACTGTGCCAGGGCCCTCCTTCTGTCCAGGGGAATTGCACCAAAGAGTCATGCTGGTGTTCATGCCNNNNNNNNNNTGAACATGCGTCACACTGCCGACTATGATGCGTTTGTTGAGTATACAGAAAGGGACGCCCGTGAGGTTGTTGAGTACGCGAGGGAATTTTTGGAATTCACAAAGTCGTATCTGGGGGTGTAGCCTATGCAGATTAGGCTTGCTGGCATAGGTGGCCAGGGCGTTGTTCTCGCTGGTGTCATCCTCGGAGAGGCGGCCGCGATAGAGGGGTTGAACGTTCTCCAGACTCAGGACTACAGCTCGGCCAGCAGGGGTGGCCATTCCATAGCCGACATCATAATCTCAAACGAGCCGATTTACGACGTTA
This genomic stretch from Thermococcus sp. harbors:
- a CDS encoding HEPN domain-containing protein; translated protein: MNEITALIRKAEERLKATEELLNTSHYAFAISSAYYVMFYCARALLLSRGIAPKSHAGVHA
- a CDS encoding HEPN domain-containing protein, which encodes NMRHTADYDAFVEYTERDAREVVEYAREFLEFTKSYLGV